The sequence below is a genomic window from Ignavibacteriales bacterium.
ACTATGATTTACTGGGCATTTGCTTTCATCGTTCATAATATTTCTCCTGATGTTATTAGGTTAATAGTTATTCAATTAATTTTTTTTATTAAATGTTCCGATTATCTGCAGCTTTATATCTTTTACTTTAAAGTTTGGAATTTTCTTCTTCTTAAAATAATCTTCCAGAATTGTATTAAGATTTTCATCAAAAAAATCTTCTATTCGTTCTGTGTCTTCGCAATATAAGTGATGATGTTTGTCAAGTATAGCATCATAACGCATAAAGTCATGTTCGGTTTTTACTTTTTTAACTAATCCTTTTTCAACAAATGTTTCAAGAGTTTTATAGATTGTACCAACAGCAATGTGCGGATGATTTTTGACAACGTACTCTTTGATTTTATCAGCAGTGGGATGATCTTTCAGATTAGATAAGGCTTCCAGAACAGCAACCCTTTGAGGAGTAACCTTCAGGCTGCTGTTTTTCAATTCAATTTCAAGTTTGGGCTTTTTCATAGATAAAAATTATTAGATAAGAATTATTCCTAACAAAGATAAAGTTTTGTTTGTAAGATATCAAGATGAGAGTGGGTCAGGTTAAAGAACTATTATTATACGGACCATCCAAGGAATAAATTTCCGAAGCTAAAATGTTATTGTATGGTTGCTGGTTTGACAAATCTGTGAAAAAAATGAAATTATTATAAAAAATCTGAAAGAGCGAAAGCAGATTATTGTGTTGAAAGAAAATTATTTTTTCTTTAGACTTGCACACAAATTTTATCCATAATGATTTACCAGCATCATGAAAACAATCACAATCATTGTGTCCAAAGGCGCAATATTAGGCAACATTGAAGGACCAAGACAGGTATTCACTGAAGCAAATTCTTTCCTTGAAAGAATGGGACAACCGCCGTTATTTAAAATTCAACTTGCCGGACTTGCGGATAAATCACAACTGAATGATGGTCTTTATACAATCACTACAGAACCGATAAAAAATATTCAAAGGTCTGATCTTGTTATTATTCCCGCAATGTATGGCGATCTTGGAAAAGCTATAGATGCTAACAAAGAATTTATTCCTTGGATAGTCGATCAATACAACAACGGCGCGGAGGTAGCAAGCTTATGTCTTGGCGCGTTCCTGCTTGCGTCAACAGGGTTATTGAATGAGCGCAAATGTGCAACACACTGGCTTGCGGCAAATGCTTTCAGAAATATGTTCCCGGATATAAATCTTGTTGAAGATAAAATCATTACAGATGAAAACGGTATTTACTCAAGCGGCGGCGCATACTCATCGCTTAACCTGATTTTATATCTTGTTGAAAAATATGCCGGAAGAGAAATCGCGGTGCTTTGTGCAAAAGCATTTCAGATAGATATACAGCGCGACAGCCAATCACCGTTTACAATATTTGTCGGACAAAAAGAACACGAAGATGAGCCGGTTAAAAAAGCACAGGAATTTATCGAAACCAATTTCCAGGATAAGATCACTGTTGACCAGATAGCATCAATGGTTGCGCTTAGCAGAAGAAATCTTGAAAGAAGATTTAAGAAAGCAACAGCCAACACAGTTGTTGAATATATTCAGCGTGTAAAAATCGAAGCGGCAAAACAAAGTCTTGAATCATCAAAAGAAAATGTAACAGAGGTTATGTACAAAGTTGGTTACACAGATAACAAAGCTTTCCGTACGACATTCAAACGTATCACCGGTTTATCGCCAATTCAATACAGGAACAGGTATAACAGGGAAATGGCAGCTTAGAAAAAAGCAATAATTTATATAAGCGGTTTATTTCTTGCTTTGAATTTTTTCAAGTGATTTGATTCTTTACAAAACACGATTTTCATTTTGTTTTTACACACAATATCTGAAATGCTTTCTCCGGTTTATTGCGGACAAATATTTGTGTTATTCTTGAAACTACGAAACCGAGAGCCCTTGGTTTTATTTTTGAACGCGCAAATTCACCTCGTAGTGATTTCGCCCCGTTAATTCCTATTACTTTATAACCGCGGGCTTTCATTTCTTCCACAGTCCAGCCGGATTTATGAACCTGCCATGGGTTGTTGTCATACTCTCTTTGAGGAACAAAACCGTTGGGAGTGAATATCAGTACCCGTTTAGTTGCAATGCTTTCCATCATTTCAATTAATTTCGAGCCATCTTCCTTTGTGAGGTGTTCAATCAAATCATTGGCGAGGACACATTCGAATGAACCCGGCTTAAATTCTTTTTCAATATCAAGCACATCAATCTGGCGGTACTCGTTATGGATTTTTAATGCCCGGCTTTTTTCTAAGCTTGGAGTAAAAGCATCCACCCCAACGCAATAAGGTTTATTCGATAACGATCCTACCGGAGAGTTATTACCGCAGCCAACGTCAAGAAGAGTTTTACAGTCTCCGACAGCTTTTTCAAGTTCAAAATTATAATGCTTGAAAATTTTTTTGAGAAGTTTATTCACCCTCGTCGTTCTTTCGCAAGTTTGTACAGCTCCAGATATTTCTCCGCGGAGCGCGTCCAGCTATGATCCATCTTCATTCCATTACGCTGGATTTTTTTCCATACATCTTTATGCCGGAATGCATTTACAGCACGTTCAACAGATGAGTAAAGCGCGTAAGCCGAGTAATCATTAAAAGAAAAACCCGTTCCGTGATCGAATCCGTAATAATTTTCTTCATCCCAGTCTTTCACGGTATCAGCAAGTCCGCCGGTTTTTCTTACAACCGGAACAGTGCCGTATTTCAAGCTGTAGATCTGGTTAAGCCCGCAGGGTTCATATCGTGACGGCATTAAGAATATATCAGCGCCCGCTTC
It includes:
- a CDS encoding transcriptional repressor, translating into MKKPKLEIELKNSSLKVTPQRVAVLEALSNLKDHPTADKIKEYVVKNHPHIAVGTIYKTLETFVEKGLVKKVKTEHDFMRYDAILDKHHHLYCEDTERIEDFFDENLNTILEDYFKKKKIPNFKVKDIKLQIIGTFNKKN
- a CDS encoding helix-turn-helix domain-containing protein produces the protein MKTITIIVSKGAILGNIEGPRQVFTEANSFLERMGQPPLFKIQLAGLADKSQLNDGLYTITTEPIKNIQRSDLVIIPAMYGDLGKAIDANKEFIPWIVDQYNNGAEVASLCLGAFLLASTGLLNERKCATHWLAANAFRNMFPDINLVEDKIITDENGIYSSGGAYSSLNLILYLVEKYAGREIAVLCAKAFQIDIQRDSQSPFTIFVGQKEHEDEPVKKAQEFIETNFQDKITVDQIASMVALSRRNLERRFKKATANTVVEYIQRVKIEAAKQSLESSKENVTEVMYKVGYTDNKAFRTTFKRITGLSPIQYRNRYNREMAA
- a CDS encoding methyltransferase domain-containing protein codes for the protein MNKLLKKIFKHYNFELEKAVGDCKTLLDVGCGNNSPVGSLSNKPYCVGVDAFTPSLEKSRALKIHNEYRQIDVLDIEKEFKPGSFECVLANDLIEHLTKEDGSKLIEMMESIATKRVLIFTPNGFVPQREYDNNPWQVHKSGWTVEEMKARGYKVIGINGAKSLRGEFARSKIKPRALGFVVSRITQIFVRNKPEKAFQILCVKTK